tggtagGGTGAGCGGCTATTagggttaattcttctttttaTACCAAGGCCTATATATTTACAAAAAAAGCAAATGGGGCACTGTTGAGAGTTACTTACAAGTCAAAAAATTTTACCCACAGTGCCAAAAAAGCATTAATTTGTCACTCTCTTCCTGCTTCTATTGCTTCACCATTAGTAGAGGTTGTCAAAACTATCACAAAAATTGACTCCTAGACGCCAACGTTATCACCTGTAGCATGTCTGAAATCAGTTCTTCTTACCTTCAAGATAATCATTACGCCATCGCCTTTTCAGTTTAGGAGCCACATTGCTATCTTGCTTCTCCATTGTGTGTTTAGAAGTTGACTCTACTTTGATACTGCACTTGGATACCTCAGTTAAACTTGAGCTTATGAATGACTTTATGTCTGTCTTTCGCTTAACTTCAATCCATTTGTTATCTATCCAATCTCTTGAAGCCCTCACATTCTTCATTTGAAATTCCAACAATCTGTTCTCACctattattgaaaaaaaaaatactttgggACGTCAAGTCATGACAAACATTGAACATCCAGAATTCAGACAACAAATTAGCCAGAAGCTAGGCCTACTTTTTGAGCTTTTTCCACTCCTATGTTAGATGACAATGCTGAGCTTAGACCTGTGATTTCAAGTTAGATTTGAAGTAATTGGAAACTCCAATGTTACATCCATAGGCTGTTGAGTTAGTTCCTTATAAGAAGATGTTATGCCGCATCAGCCAATAAGCGAGAATTCTCCTTTTATTCTTGTTCTCTATTTCTattttgactttttagtttttttggtGCTCTTTGGGACTGTTATATCTTCATCAGTAAgggggttttggggggggggggggggatccaTCTTTTGACAGCATGAACCTTACCAGGGAAGTAAACCTGAAGATGACCACTTCCACAAACATCAAATCCAGCAACAACACCTTCCCACCACCCATCACACCACCAAGCATCAACTGCAGCTCCTACTTCAAAAGAAAGATCAGAAGAATCCTCCGGAGGCTGGGGCCGGACCGTGAAGCGTCCTGTGCATCTCATGCCCAACTTATCAGAGTCTGCAACTCTGGAGGAGGGAACCCATTCCTATAAATCAAGCAAAGGTGTCAGAAAACAGGGTAAAGAAAGGACAGGTCAATATATATTTTTGACATAAATGCAAGTAGATCGTAGAACAGATTCAAATTTTCTCCCTTTTGTATTTACGAATATTACTGCACATAAACTGAAGTTATAGTCGCAGTGATTATGGTACCTCTAGCTTCCCTGGACCGTCACAGTCCTGAATGTCATCATACTGAACTTTCAGACGTTTATGTAAGACCTGTAAGACCTTACACCTGAACCAGCAGCCTCTCATGCCACTGTCCTGACAAAGAAACTCTATGTTGTCACCAACTTCAAAAGACAGCTTACATTGGACCTTGGGCCGAACAAGCTGAATTCCAACTAGTCCTCTGCTTGACAATTTTATTTTCAACTTTTGGCAAGTTGGTTCGGCTTTTGTTATCTGGTTCCCAGGAATTGACTTTCTGATACCAGAATGGCTGCTCTCCAGTTTCGGACACTCCTTGACACTTGTACTCCTCCTTGGCCCTCGCTCTAAAGGATCTTCATGGGTTATATGTTTTACTTCATGCAACTTATGACCCTTTGACTTATGCTGGGAAACATGTTGACTGCGTAACACAGTAAATATCGTTTGATTATAGTAGCCATCCAATTTACTCAGAGAGACTGGCATGACCTTGTTGTGTCTGAATTCCCTAAAGCACATGTAGACACCAGAAGACGAGCTTTTTGGGACGAGAGAGATATATTTCTCATAATCTCTAGGAGTCAAAACTGCCGCAGGGCCATCAATACACTCCGCATTGATCACCTGAACATGAGATGTGATAAATACTTCTCTAGGGTGTCCCTCAAGCTGAGGAATTACACATCGAACTTTCTGAATATGGTGAAACCACTGCACCTTAACTTTTTTCTGCCCCTTGTTCTCGTATAAATCTTCCAAGTAACCAAGGTAGTGATTTTCTTCTTCGGCCATGACTTTCGCAAAGGAATTAATCTGCagaaaactaagaaattaaagaaggaaGGGAAAGAAATATGAGGTCAAGGAACTGATTTAATGCTACAAAGTGCTTACAGCTATTTTAGTCCCGTTCCTGCAAAAAGAAGGATAATGCTTAAGTTGCTGGGAGCAGGTCCAAGCAGTACCTGACcacaaaatatttgagtttctgGCCTTCAATTTTCTAGGAAGCAAGCCCTGCAATAGATATTTTTCCCTTCATTAAATGTAGTTTAACAAAGTCGAAACTAATCTCAAAGAATAGATCAACATATTTGAGACCTCATCAGCTATGTGGATCCCCCTATTAGGTAAACCAGCCATTAAAGAATTTCTCGTTTCACTTGTCAGGGTATCTGCAAGAGAAGGGAAGTCAAATTTACTAAAAGCAAAGCCgattaaattaagaaaaaaataatttataactaTTAGGCAAACATTCTTTAAGCAGTGATTTAACTGTACCCAGCATCACACAACTCAGAAAGCAAATAGCAACTTTGCAGCTGAAACAGCAATTTACCGGGAATTCAGCTAAAAACAAGAGCGTTCAAGGCCTATGATTCCACAGGCGGCTATGGAATAGATCATGTATCAGGTGTAATATAATCTTTCCCTATCTTTGTATTAGCTGAAACAAGGAATATAATTGGAAAACTCTCCTGCCTTCGACCACATTCAAGCAAGACAAGTAGCTATAATTAAAGGACATTAATTTAACAAAGTTCAGCCGCCTAGCCTACATTTCCTTAAAGAAAATCTATTCTAAAGTCGAGTGTTATTGAATTAGGGTCATACTTGGAAGTACAAGAATATCAAGCACAACACAGAACATATATATCAATTGAAAAGCAAAGCAACATAGCAAGATTATGCAATCCGATTCTTCAATATTAATAAGATTACCAAACATGCATGATATTAAGGATCACACATAGATGCATAAGGAGAAATGGAAGAGGGAAGCAAAAGACAAAAATGAGAAAAAGTTTGCCGTTCAAGTCAAATACCAAAATAGTGTAAAAGGCACAGGGCAGACTCGTATTGACTAGGAGTCTAGGTCTACTAAAGATTCTACCCTATTTGGAAATGCAAAAGATCACAACCAGACAGCACCAAGATCACAATCAGACAAATTGTGACCTCATCATTTGCTTATATAAAACATCCCAATTGCATaatctttaaaaaaattaattcttCCTTGCCGCCACAACCCTACGTAGGGGCCAATCGACCTTCTCCCTCTTCCCTGAGGGAAGCGCGCCGCCTCCAGGAACCAAGGATTATTTCCTTGCATTTAGCCCCTTTCTCCTTCAGGGTGGAAGTTGAAAAGAGGTCAAACTGGGCCCTTGCACATTAGAGCAGGGATGATATCTATTTTTTGTTGGCCAAAACCACGCAAAAAGATGTACTAGTGCTATCCATCGAGAAAGAAAAAGATATATTAGTTCCAATTAGCCCCTAGAAAGAACAGGACGACCTAGGAAAGTTCAAAGTAGTTACTTAAAGTAATAGAAACAAAGCTTAGAAACTCTTAAGATCAACAAGCATCAAAAACTACATTCTTCTTTGATTATCACCAATCAATCAAAACAGATACTGACAAAACAAAGGGTCTGAGAACTGTAACCTCCCCGTCTGTGAAAGAGTTAAAATTGACTTTATCAGGGAAAAAAGATATACAATTTTTAATGTTATATAGACATAGAAGGATAACAAAACTCTAAGATCGGATATCTCCAGGTATCAACACTTTTACCTCGAtctagttttttctttttttgatcgTCATATGCAAACATTTTTACCGTGATCTCTTCTCTGCGCAACACAAATACTATAAAAAGAGAAAAGATGGACTCAGAAGGTCAGATACACCTGCTGAGACTCCTCAGATACTAGTGATGATTGTATTTATATTATCTCCACCACAAGTGCAGTCAAACACATGGAAGTAAGCATTTTGGTATTACACAATTGCACCCTTTCCAAACTCAATTCTTTTTCCTTGGTAAAGATTCAGGTAATCTAATACTTTAAATCTCTCCATTTGGCGAATGAATCCTATATATCAACTCCACTCTATACAGACCATCATATTTGATTGTTTTAAAGTGGTCCTCAACCTACTACAGCCCTCTTCGACTCCTTTTTTATCCAGATTTGGGACCGGCAATGTATTACATTAACACACATAGGCGGAGTTTCTACACAACTTTTCAACAATTTAAATTATTACATCACAATTCGAattaaatactatatttttcctATAGGATTCTCCTTAACTTTTCTACTATAACGTCCCATTTTTACCAGCTCGATACCTAGAGATAGTTACCTTCTTAATCGCCATAACACATCAATCACGTAGCATGAAGTAAGACTGTGGGGGATCTTCTTAAAACAACTCATTTAAAatttcttaaaataatttaatgtTGACTCAGTAAAAAGGAATTTTTCTTTCATGATGTTAATaacatcataaaaaaaaaaatagtttcgtAGTGAGGTGTCAATTTAACCATGATTAAGTATGATTCCAATCTTAAGATGTTAGGAAGCGCAAAATCAAGGTGTGAATATCTATTGCTGAATTTGGTCTATTGAATAACAACAGAACCAATAGCATAATAGGAGTTGCGCCTCCACCCTGGATTTGACTCCTTTTCTTTTTAATGTTTTTTAACATCACATGTAAAAAATAAATTCGTGAGAATCACTCGACGGGGGACCTCCTTTATGAGTCAAATCGACTAATGCCATGAAGGTCAACAACTCAAGCCAGAACTGTAGAAAAGTGAATAATGATGCACCTTCTCTTCTGCCATTGTACACTTCAGAATATGATTATTACCGGATTCTTGGTCCCTATGTTGTGTAAGGGTTCCAAACGTTTCAAAAGTGATAGGTAGTAATGTTTCTCGGTACTCTATGTTCAGGAGTTTGGGTATTGGATGCATGAGCAATTGCTTCTTGGCCAACTGATTATTACATGATCCAATTTCGAACTGT
This sequence is a window from Nicotiana tomentosiformis chromosome 5, ASM39032v3, whole genome shotgun sequence. Protein-coding genes within it:
- the LOC104099954 gene encoding uncharacterized protein translates to MAADNHVFVAWEERVISQEKGHRVVHYYLKGFSGESILAVVGTERSIRHITYVVSEDYLDAFGHTRTINSGTKWRTRREVVEWLTFLVSKRRQSSPISNTLTSETRNSLMAGLPNRGIHIADEGLLPRKLKARNSNILWSGTAWTCSQQLKHYPSFCRNGTKIAINSFAKVMAEEENHYLGYLEDLYENKGQKKVKVQWFHHIQKVRCVIPQLEGHPREVFITSHVQVINAECIDGPAAVLTPRDYEKYISLVPKSSSSGVYMCFREFRHNKVMPVSLSKLDGYYNQTIFTVLRSQHVSQHKSKGHKLHEVKHITHEDPLERGPRRSTSVKECPKLESSHSGIRKSIPGNQITKAEPTCQKLKIKLSSRGLVGIQLVRPKVQCKLSFEVGDNIEFLCQDSGMRGCWFRCKVLQVLHKRLKVQYDDIQDCDGPGKLEEWVPSSRVADSDKLGMRCTGRFTVRPQPPEDSSDLSFEVGAAVDAWWCDGWWEGVVAGFDVCGSGHLQVYFPGENRLLEFQMKNVRASRDWIDNKWIEVKRKTDIKSFISSSLTEVSKCSIKVESTSKHTMEKQDSNVAPKLKRRWRNDYLEGKKN